In Burkholderiales bacterium, the genomic stretch GCGTAGTGGCGCACATACTCCAGCGTGACGCGGTCAATGCCGGTCGGAATGGTCCCGACCGCGCGCCGGAACACCAGGCGCATCACGTCTATGAGGATGCCCGGGGCGCTCACCGCGCGTCGCGCAGCCAGGGCTTTCGCACGCGGCAGGTCTCGCCGAGCGAGAAATCCGGCCGCAGGTAGCTCAGGTTCGGGTTGTAGCAGGGGTCGTGGCGCATGCGGGCGCGCCAGCGCGTGCGCATGTAGCGGATCTCGCGCGCCACGCGCAGCTTCGCCCTCACCGTGACGTCGCGGCCGCGCGTGGCCGACTCGTGATGGATCAGCTCCGCGTGCGGCGTGAACACCACCCGGTATCCGGCTTCCTGCGCGCGCAGGCAGTAATCCACGTCGTTGAACGTGACCGGGAGCCGGCGCGTGTTCAGCCCGCCGAGGGCGCGGTACAGCCGCGTCCATGTCAGCAGGCAGGCGGCGGTCACCGCGGAGTACTCCTGCGCAAGCAGGGCGCGGCCGCAGTAGCCGGGTTCGTCGCGGCCAAGCCCGGCATGCAGGTGGTTGGCGCAGCCGCCGGGTCCGACCGTGACGCCTGCGTGCTGCACGCGGCCGTCCGGGTAGTAGAGCTTCGCGCCGACGACGCCCACTCCGGGCCGCAGGAGATATCCCGCCATTTCCTCCAGCCAGTCAGGCGAGATCACTTCGGTGTCGTCGTTCAGCAGGCAGAGCATGTCGCCCCCGGCCTGGCGCACGGCGAAATTGTTGATCGCGGAGTAGTTGAACCGCCGGTCGAAGCGCAGCACGCGCACACGCGGGCGCCGCGCCAGCTCCGCGAGATAATCGAGCGTTGCCGAATCGCGGCTGCCGTTATCCACGACGATCAGCTCGTAGTCCGGGTAGGTCGTACGCGCCAGCACGCTCTCGATGCAGGGCCGCAGCAGCGCGAGCGCGTCCCGCGTCGGCACGATGATGCTCACGCGCGGCGCAGGCTCCGGCAGCGCATACCGCGCCCGGTGTGCGCCGCCCGCCGCCGGCTCGACGCGCACGGCGAGTCCCTGCCGCCGGAAGCGGGCCTCCAGAGCGCGAATGCGCCAGTCGGCGAGCCCCGCGGGCTCCTCGGCCCCGCACCGGTGAAGAAGGATCGCCGGCACATGCGCGACCCGATCCCCGTACGCGTCCGTCACGCGAAGCAGAAGATCGTAGCTTCCGAACCGGCAGCACTCGGGAGTCAGGCCGCCCGCGCGGTGCGCCGCGTCGGCGCGCACGATCGCCGCCGCGCCGATGTAGTCGGCCGACTCGAAGTGCACCGGCGACCAGTCCGGCTTGAAACGCGGATCCGACCGCTTGCCGCCGGCATCAATGCGGTCGTCGTCCGAGTACAGGACGACCGCATCAGGCTGCTCCTCGATCTCGCGCGCGAACCAGTACAGCGAATGCGGGCGCAACCGGTCTCCTGCCCTGATGAGCATCAACCACTCCGCGCGTCCGGCCGAGGCAAGGGACGCATTGAAGGCGCGGAGCCAATCTTCGAGTTCGCCGCCGGCTTGCACCACGATGCACTCGCATCCGGCATAGAGCTGGTCTCGCGCCGATTCGAGCGTCCGCGCGAGGACCTGTTCCTCCGCTCCGGTCGCAAGCACCACGATCCGGAAGCGCGGCCGATTCTTCAGGCGCACGATGTCGGCGCGGATCGCGCGCACGTCGCGCGGGCGCAGCGTGTCGAACGCCCCGATCCAGTCGGCGTACTGTCGCGCGGGGTCCCGTACGCGAAAATCCGTCGCCGTGCGATACGCTCCGGGCAGGTCGCGCAGCGCGCGCCGCAGCGTCAAGTCCGCGCGGGCGCGCAGCTCCTCGGGCAGCGCCGCCCGCACGCGCAGGACGCGGTATCCCATCCGCAGCATGCGCTCGAACCGCCCGACCCGGCGCAGCGTAAGCCGCGCGCCATTGCCCTGCGCCCCCGCAGGCGGGCGCCAGAACAGCTCGACGACGTCGTCGGGCAGCCGGATCAGTTCATGCACCGTTCCCGCCAGCGTGACGAAAAGGGGAATTTCGAAAGGCCGACCGAGATCGGCGCGGCGGCGCACCACCAGCGTGGCGAAGGTGTACGGCGCCTGCGGCCCGAGCCGGGCATCCACGCGCACCCAGCCGCGCGGAGCATTGCGCCCCGCCGGATCGAAGCTGCACGGATTTTCCGAGACGACGAGAGTGCGCGAATCCACGGGCCGAAGTCTACTGTCCCGGCGCACGCCGGGTCTCCAGGCGAAACCGCGCGCTCCCGATCGCACGGCGGTTGCCGTCGGTGTCCACGGCGACCGCCTCGACAAGGTGCGCGCAGGGCGTCAGGCCGGCCGCCGGAATCGTCCCGGCGAATCCGGGGCGCTCGCACCCCGCATAGCCCGGCCACTCGCGGCACACATCGCTCCTCGCCCGGT encodes the following:
- a CDS encoding glycosyltransferase family 2 protein is translated as MDSRTLVVSENPCSFDPAGRNAPRGWVRVDARLGPQAPYTFATLVVRRRADLGRPFEIPLFVTLAGTVHELIRLPDDVVELFWRPPAGAQGNGARLTLRRVGRFERMLRMGYRVLRVRAALPEELRARADLTLRRALRDLPGAYRTATDFRVRDPARQYADWIGAFDTLRPRDVRAIRADIVRLKNRPRFRIVVLATGAEEQVLARTLESARDQLYAGCECIVVQAGGELEDWLRAFNASLASAGRAEWLMLIRAGDRLRPHSLYWFAREIEEQPDAVVLYSDDDRIDAGGKRSDPRFKPDWSPVHFESADYIGAAAIVRADAAHRAGGLTPECCRFGSYDLLLRVTDAYGDRVAHVPAILLHRCGAEEPAGLADWRIRALEARFRRQGLAVRVEPAAGGAHRARYALPEPAPRVSIIVPTRDALALLRPCIESVLARTTYPDYELIVVDNGSRDSATLDYLAELARRPRVRVLRFDRRFNYSAINNFAVRQAGGDMLCLLNDDTEVISPDWLEEMAGYLLRPGVGVVGAKLYYPDGRVQHAGVTVGPGGCANHLHAGLGRDEPGYCGRALLAQEYSAVTAACLLTWTRLYRALGGLNTRRLPVTFNDVDYCLRAQEAGYRVVFTPHAELIHHESATRGRDVTVRAKLRVAREIRYMRTRWRARMRHDPCYNPNLSYLRPDFSLGETCRVRKPWLRDAR